ATAGTATTTACTGAAAAAttcatttttggtaaaaaaaaaataattttggtgcatcactgtTTACTGTAATAATGTCGTTCAACTTAATATCTGTAACATTTCTGACAGCGGGATAAGGGGTTTTTATTGCtgtgtacaaacaaaaaaaatgtcctttttaaaagaaaatgtaaattattgattGTTATATGATGaaggtttttacatttttaggttatgaaaaaataaaatgttaaaaagtaccTCATACAGTGTAAATACTGTTTTGCATTCTGATATTAGAAGGAAAACTCAGCGATAAAAACTGAATCCTAtactttaaacaaaatgtaaaaaatatatatcaaaagttGTTTACATTTGATATCATCATATCAATAAAcaccaaacaatgaacagtttttatttttgggagaatTATTTTGTgatgtctgtctggtctgtctgtttATTTGGACatgctgcttaaagggatagttcacctaaaaatttaaattctgtcacaATTTACAGACTTTCAtgttgggtaaactatccctttatgcaAAAATTGGTGAGTCTTTGGCTACTTTAGTGGATATTGAGACATTTTTATCCCATGTTACAAGTGGTATTCACCAATTTCCAATATAAAAACTGGCTATTTATTAACACATACAGATATTTCAGATGTTTCATTCTTGATGTTTCTTTTAAAGATGTTtccttttttatctatttaaaaaatatcaatatattttttttttgttaaaaatgataaTTGTTCTCATGTTGTTAGCCCCTTTCATCATTTTGGTGAGAAAACAAGGGCACAGACATGAGCAAATGTTAACAATGGATGAATTCTGTGAAGTCCTGTCATAGAGGTTGTTTTGTCTCACATGATGTTATCAAAATGAACCTCAGGTTGAAGCTAACAGTAAATCCTTCACTTTGCAATGACTAACCTCAGGCCACTTCTTGAAGACTGTTCATTTTATTGCCAtagttactatagttaaaccatggtaaccacaaattaaccatggttttgctacactaaccatagtttaaccatggtatttgtagtaaaactggtAATCAATACACCAAACAAACGTGGTTACTACACTTTCACTTCAATAAAAgttggttcattttcataagggtcATTAATACAAGCTCCAGTTAAATCATCCCAACACTCCTCCAGCCCAGactaacccagctctctgttcctagctctatctgtcagtggatcaccagctttctgacagatagacAACAGCTAGTGAGAATTGGTAAATTCACTTCCAACGcccgcaccatcagcactggcgcTCCTCAGGGGTAtgtgctctccccactgctcttctgcCTCTATACCAACAACTGCACCTCTATAGACCCCTCTGTCAAACtgctgaagtttgcagacgacacgaCAGtcatgatacagaagagcatacgcagcatatagtgatatggagagacacagaggagactgttgttgacaaaggaattgttgaataaagtttttttttttctttgcttacggaaagtattctcgtcgcttcataacgttacagttgaaccactgatggcagatggagtattctgaagatgtctttcatacttttatggactttgttctttcatacttttatgacactgttatttacttggcagtcaattggacagtcacaggcctcatggttttcatccaaaatatcttcaattgtgttccgaagacgaataaagcttttacaggtttgtaacgacatgggagtaagtgattaatgacaaaattttcattttggagtggagtatccctttaacaacttGGAGCTTAACATGCTCAGAACTGTGGAGATgaggacttcaggagaaaccccccttgCCCTCTTCTGTCACCAAGGAAAATACCTTGTGTGTGTaagcacacttggcaataaagttctttctgattctgatctttAATATCAATGCTTTATTAACCCAGGCAAACATACAAAAGCAGACAAGCGACTGGAGACACCATAGACGGAAGACACAAGCATCCGCTGCAGTCGCAGAATGAGGCGTTCTGAGCTCTGATTGGTGTTTATCACGCGACGTCACTTTTCCGCTATTTCcatttctagtctattcaaaatgGCGGATTAACAACAAACGAACGGTTTCGTTTTTGCAACGCAAGAGCTGTGTAAGTCGCTATATAGATTGTTTACAGATGTGCAACAGGTTGCAGCATCAGATATGTCTTCATCGCGTCCTCCAGCGGCGTTAATACAGTTGACAGCAAAAGGTTGTCTGAGGTTTGAACGAGGCCAGGAGGACCAGAGACGTTAGCCCGcacgctaacacacacacacacacacacacgggctgTCTGTTTCAGTCTGGTGAGCTGCACACATAGACAGCTTTTGGGGGGTCGTGATGCTCACGAACGCTGTCTAGGTAacttaggcagctcactaggtttggagTCAGTCGCAGAAAGAGTTATGGAGACATCACCACAAGCAGGTCTATGAGTATTGAAAGATTATGTTATAACTTTATACAGTAACTtagtggccaaaagttttggcagtgacatcagttttgtgttttgcaaagtttgctgcttaagctgttgtggtgttcattcacaatgtttctagattattgtgtagtgtgatcagatgcattttaaataattgctaaaagcttcattggccaaaaaaacaaaacaaaaaaaaaattctcagttttttgatcctgacacaaaatgaccagctaacattaattgacttctcatcatatcagcagcacatgggaaagtgtgaatgagtacgaGTCAGGTAAAATCACACATAAtaaatagattgtaagagcagactgatggagggaagaagcgcttccagtcattgtgttcttgttagcaatggttacctccaaagaaacacgtgcagccatcatcgctttgcatcaaaatggcctcacatgaaccatttcatcaagaacttcaaggagagaggttcgactgcagtgaagaagtcttcgggacgtcccagagtgtccagcaggtgccaggaccgtctcctcctgaggagtccgcTGTGGGAtcatgtctccagcagtgcagagctcgCTCAGGAATGACAGCATGTTGGTGTGAGAGCGTCTGGACAGCCTGATGttaagaagggcagcaaagaagctacttctctccaggaaaaacgtcaaggacagactgaaattctgcaggaagtacaaggattggactgCAGAAGAccggtgcaaagttattttctctgatgaagctcgcttccgactgtttgggacatctagaaaatcgattgttcggagaagaaaaggtgaacgctaccctgagtcctgtgttgtgccaacagtgaagcatcctgagaccatccatgtgtggggttgcttttcaaccaagggagtggactctctcataattctgccccaaaacactgccatgaatataGAATGGtgtcaaaacatcctgcaagtgtGACTTcttccgagaactaataaggcaagaatggatcaccatcagtcaggatttggcccagaagctaatatccagcatgccagagcgaactgcagaggttatgaagaacaagggtcaacactgtaaatatttactcattatattttttgccaataaaagcctttaaaacttatatgcttatcattgtttttcagtataccatagaaacatgtggaaaaataatctacaaatactgaagcagcatactttgcaaaacacaaaatttatgtcactgccaaaacttttgtcCATGACTGTACAGCCAGTGCTGCTTCGCATCTTCAAAGTCCTGCATCCTGCTGTCCTCAGTCTCGGTTTAGATCAAGACATGCAAAAATGGCTTTTTACTAGTATTAGATTGTCATTAAGTGAAGAAGTGCTCTGTGATATCTGTCAGGTATGCAGGGTCCTGTCCCCCAGACTAGATGTTTTTGAGTAGCTGCttcttaaatgtattatatgtagtCCCCCAATCATGAATATATGGTTACATAATTGTATAAACAACACTGCTGCAGTGATCTAAGTGCAGtacatttatgctgtgttttaGAAACATGGCAGACAAAAAAGGGAAATCAGTGGGGGTGAAGAAGACGCTaacaaaaagagagcaagaggAAATGAAGAAAAAGGTAAGCACTTTGAGATACCCaagattattttgtgttgttgtctTGTACAACATTTCTCTGTCTCACTGTTACCAGGAGGAAGAAAAAGCTGCTGAAGTCTTTGAGGAATTTATAGCTTCTTTTGACACTAATGACAAAACTGGAGTGAAGACATTTGTACGAGGAGGCATTGTAAATGCAACTAAAGGTAAGTTGTTGTGCTTTTCTTATAGTATGAATTAGCCtttattatattcagttttatattgcctttgcaatttttatctagtattaatattttatttcagctctttTTCAACTAGTTTTAGATGTAGTTTTACAGTAACAAAACTGATCTAATTTCTGTttcattgaaatataaaaatatgttccCTAGTGTGGGTGTTTGAGCACCTGTGTTTCTAGATCTCTGTAGTCTGACGCAATAAACCAGTGATCTGGTTACTGATTTGCTGAACCGCTCAAGCTGACTTTGTGTATGAGTTTAGTGCCTATATGTTGCTTGCAGGAAAAAGTTTAGAATTTGAATTGTGGGCTTCTATACTATAAACTATAAATCTAAGCTGTTAGATAAAAAAATGGAGGAAGGAGTGAGTTAtgattgcatgtttttgttgttgttcatttctCAGAGGAAGAAGCCGCAGAGGTGAAGAAGAGCAAACTCTACAGACCCGCCTCTAAATTCACTTCTCCACCGGAGAATACCTCACCTGTTCAACCTGCAGAtgttaaaaaaactgtaagtgaCCTTCGGTCTTCTGTAGTCAGATGAGCTTAATATCCTTTGAAGAGGTAAGACTGGGTTAGAAGGAACGTGTTGAGAAGACCACCATAATCAGCAAAGATGAAtcacaaaatacaataattaaatagttaagtcttaacatttttgttgtttttccattCTAGACCGTTAAAAAGAAAGTGGAGGAGAAGAAAAAGAGTAATCTGGAGCTCTTTAAAGAGGAATTAAAACAGTCAGTGTTTCTCTCAAAATCCACTtcatctgttttctaaatgcatgttattgattgTACTATGATTCATCCTTGTATATTTTCAgcaatcaacaactgatggataGAGTTTCcgccttataaataaataaatatatatatgttctgtCTTTTTTCGATCTGTCATTCAGAATACAGGAGGAAAGAGAGGAGCGATATAAAAAGAAGAAAGGTGACTCTGGAGGAGTGTACCCAGATCTGGATTTACCTCTGACACGACGATCAAGTAAGTCTGACAAACTCACAACAAACATCTCACTTTGGAAACCCAGTGGAAgcctaaaaaatctttttatgtaTTGTGTTTGTAGTATTTGATGATGATCCTGCAGTGCCAAACACAACAAACCTGTACATCGGCTGCATCAACCCTAAGGTGAGGAGAGGCTGCAGTATTTTGACCTGCTGATTGCTGTATAATCCATGGAAAAATCTGGCCAACAGACTGTTTAACAGTGACCATATGGCACTCTTGTAATTACACAGTACGTTTAGACTCTTATTTACTAAACTTTGACTGTCTCATTAGATGACAGAGGAGATGCTCTGTAAGGAGTTTGGGAAATACGGACCTCTGGCCAGTGTGAAGATCATGTGGCCTCGCACTGAAGAAGAGAGAACAAGAGTCACCAACCGTGGTTTTGTTGCTTTCATGACACGGAAAGATGCAGAGCGTGCTTTGGCTGCACTGGATGGTGAGGCGTCGTCAATCCTCAAACCAGTGTAAATGAAATATTACACTGCCGTCTGTCCAAAGACATACTTAGTTGGACAGTTTTGACATTTGAGCTCTGGTGTCTGTGTTTTGCAGGTAAAACAATAATGGGTTTTGAAATGAAGCTAGGTTGGGGGAAGGCAGTACGTATACCTCCGCAACCTCTGTACACCCCCATTGGGGTGCTGAAGACCACTGCCCCCCCTCCACCATCTGGGCTGCCATTCAACGCCCAACCCAGAGACCGCTTCAGAAATGACTTCACCAAATCACGCAGCCGGTCACAGGAAGACTTTTACAAGGTAACCACATGCACTGCCTCCTGGTGTAGTAGAGTATGGTATGCTGAAGTCAaggtatttataaaaataaaattttctgctGGCAAGGTATTTTGAGAGCATGAAGAATTACAAACGTTTACttttttcagcaaataaaaaaGTAGGAAAATGAAAGGAATGAAGATTACTGCTCGCTGATTTTAGGTTGATATAAAAAGACTGTGGCTGAGAATTAAGATTTAATAAAGAGATACATTTTGGaatctgaatcaaatgttttgttgtttttctttactcatctgaagtttggggttggtaagattttttaaaatgtttttaagaagtctcttatgctcaccaaggctgcattcatttgatcaaaaatacactaaaacagtaatattgcgaaatattattactattaaaaatgacgttttatatttgtaattgattcttgtgatgaaatgatgcatttcttattatttttgtttcttacaataataaactatatttttcCGCTTAATATATTTGCAGAaacttgataattttttttcaggattcttcaataaatagaaagttcaaaaagacataatttattttaaatcaatcaatcttaGTAATcgatttaatgcgtccttgctgaactaaataatctgttaaaaaatggactgaccccaaatttttaatgattgtatatattaaatttagaGAAATGTGAGTCAACCTTTAGCTGCACTGTCAGAGAAATTTGGTTGTTTCATTGTTTGTGGAATGTTTAAAGGTCAAGTCACAATGTGATTTCGGTTGATTTGATGTGAGATGTGAGTCAAAAGCAGATGAAACCAAAACACTGTACAGAAACACTTTGGTATACTTGGTCAGTTTTAAGTTCTGTAATGTTCATTAGCTTTGGGGGGCATCCTGTGTAACGAGACATTTCATTCCCATCAAGCTGATTGGCTTTTTAAGACTTGCAGATCCTGTTAAGACCAATTGGCTggtctctccatatcactttaTGATTGGTATGTCAGAAGTGGGTCCCCAAACATGTCAAATCCAAACCCTCCAAGTCCTTTAGCTTTAGCAGTAATTCAATACAATATTCAATTCAAGTAAGATTATTTGGATTTAATACAAAATTGTTACCGAAATATTAAATCACAGGGTACTTTCACATCACAGATAATTTGGGAATTGTatcttttattttagatttattatgcGGTTTGGATTTATAAGCTTTAAGCTGGAATAAAATATGAAGCCAGAGAGGTTAGAGAAAGCAAAGTTTCTAAATACACAGAATGTCCCTCAGACAGAGCAAGAAGCAGCGGTGAAATGAACTCATCTGTTTGCGGAGCATGTTTCCAGAGGtttagctgctgctgctgatattAATCATGAATATTTTGcagtttgtttaaatataaactcacTGTATTTTTGTATCTTCATCATTTGGTTTGACGTCATGAACAGACTCTGTCCGAGGCCGTAGTGACAGTGGTAATCCCCACAGAAAGGTACACATTCTCTGTCCATTTATTTAAACACCATTgctactgaaacacacacacatacacactcaccgGTAGTCTGACACCTAATCACAATGGTTAGTTCATAGGTTCTTAATATTGGTCCTGGGGACCCCGCCGCTCTGCACATTTTCAAtgtctttcttatctgacacacttGCTTCAATTCATGAAACTCGCTTAAAAGGATTAAGAACCACTGGGTTAGTTCATTAGAAAGATACTTTAAGACATCATTGATCTTAGATCGTAACCATGGAACCAGATACATATAGCCTACATACCTTGAGGTTACCCACCTCTAGCAACATCAGCAACGTCTATAGTCTGTTATTACAATTGCAGTAAATAATTTTATACCCAGTAATTGCTACTGTGAAAACATGTAGAACACCACACAGTAGCCTTTTTCTAACGTTAGAAGCTAACATTGTACTAAAACACACTCCCTTAACGGTCTCATAGGGACATGGTAACATCAGAAAGCAATCTTATTTGGAGTGGACAGAAAATACAGAGCAAAATACAAGTTTCAATCTGCCAGACagtgaaaatgaaagaagaaaaagatagaaCTGACATGGTAAGGCTTTAGGGATTATTATGGAGTTGTGGAGAAAaatggagaaaagaaaagagtgCCCTGGTTCATTCTCTCATCCATCTCTTTTGTGGCTGATAGGAACCTGCTGGGCTTGATACACAGAATGATTGAGTTTGTGGTAAGAGAGGGACCCATGTTTGAGGCCATCATCATGAGCAGAGAAAAGAACAACCCTGACTTCAGGTATGTGAAGTGTATTCTGCTTGTGACAGAATATTTGAACCATTAATATTCTTAGATAGCTTGCTCTAcatgaaatagaaattttaaatgcatgttattggtaatattgtgaataattcatgTCATAACTCAACCTTCTGTTCTAGAGAATTTTCACACAGTACTGTACTTCACAGTACAGAAGATCTGTTGCTACTTGTTACATTGCGATTTCTGGTTaataattatgagaaaataaacatgaactaattAATAATTCGCAATATGATAAAGGGTGGATTTTCATTTCACGCTAACCTTAAAAGGAAtaggacactttaaaattaaaattctgttatttactcacctgcATCTTCTTAAtcagaattattttctttttacgtCACAAAAGGAGACATTAGGCGGTATGTTCCATTTCTCGTTTTTTCATACAACGTGAATGTAACCCGGATGACACATAAGTAGTCTAAGCCAAATGATATTAAGGCTCAGAAATGTTTACTCTCAATTGTGCTGTTTGATATTATGAACATATTTAACTTTTATGAGAACCGGTGACATTTCTGGGATAGTCACCCACCATTCACTTTTGTGGCTTGGAAAAGAACAAAGTCAGCATTCTGTTAAATGTCTCTTTTGTCACTTATTCAGGTTTAGAGGGTGAGCAAATATTTAGTAAACTATTTTAAGACTTTTGAATGTCATATGTAACTGTCTGGTTATTGTTGCaggtttttatttgataataaaagtCAGGAGCATGTGTACTACAGATGGAAACTCTACTCCATTCTACAGGTAAAACGATCCACTGACTTTCGTGGCTAGACACAGTCTTactctcaaaaataaagttaattttcacATCTATATGAAATCTGTTAAAcatttctctgtgtctctgtcctTCTTTCAGGGAGAGAACCCAAATAAATGGAGAACGTCACCTTTCAGAATGTTCCGGGGCGGCTCTCTGTGGAAGCCACCTCTTCTTAACCCATATCTCCATGGTGACGAGGAACCAGAAGAGAGCTCCTTCCCTTCTCAAGAGGAAGAGCCAAAGAAAGGGCACCTGAAGGCAGAGTAAACATGTGTTCCTCTCCGACAGAAATAGATGTTGTAGGACGTTGATTTCTTTGAAATGAAATGCACATAGGCCTGTGATGTTTGGGTGCCCACATATGTTTGGTTCTGTAATGTATGTGCATATTGACTGTGTTTGTTGTGTCTCAGGCACAGAGAGAGGTTGGAGGCCTTGCTAAGAGGGCTGACTCCTCGCAGGGATGAGATCGGTGATGCAATGCTATTCTGCCTGGAGAGAGCGGAGGCTGCTGAGGAGGTCGTCTCCTGCATCACTGAATCTCTGTCTATAGCACACACACCACTGCAGAAGAAGGTACatgtaaa
The sequence above is drawn from the Cyprinus carpio isolate SPL01 chromosome B5, ASM1834038v1, whole genome shotgun sequence genome and encodes:
- the LOC109090149 gene encoding U2 snRNP-associated SURP motif-containing protein-like — protein: MADKKGKSVGVKKTLTKREQEEMKKKEEEKAAEVFEEFIASFDTNDKTGVKTFVRGGIVNATKEEEAAEVKKSKLYRPASKFTSPPENTSPVQPADVKKTTVKKKVEEKKKSNLELFKEELKQIQEEREERYKKKKGDSGGVYPDLDLPLTRRSIFDDDPAVPNTTNLYIGCINPKMTEEMLCKEFGKYGPLASVKIMWPRTEEERTRVTNRGFVAFMTRKDAERALAALDGKTIMGFEMKLGWGKAVRIPPQPLYTPIGVLKTTAPPPPSGLPFNAQPRDRFRNDFTKSRSRSQEDFYKTLSEAVVTVVIPTERNLLGLIHRMIEFVVREGPMFEAIIMSREKNNPDFRFLFDNKSQEHVYYRWKLYSILQGENPNKWRTSPFRMFRGGSLWKPPLLNPYLHGDEEPEESSFPSQEEEPKKGHLKAEHRERLEALLRGLTPRRDEIGDAMLFCLERAEAAEEVVSCITESLSIAHTPLQKKIARLYLISDILYNSCAKVANASYYRKFFETKLPQIFGDISEAYRNIQARLQAEQFKQRVMGCFRAWEDWAVYPDSFLIQLQNIFLGLIKPGEEVIDRAEPKSPDLDGVPLDGIPLERGEIDGAPLDDLDGSPLTWDPSSIDGVPVDDIDGVPLGNPIDDIDGVPFDEGSDKTLPAVALSKWEKVEDSESSAKNDSDTEVNSSGLKENDGNSDMSSDEADSPSRYEGAEFKSSLRNFELSESKRTRLRELEVKVMNFQDELESGKRQRKSSMTLQQQVQHYRNRLLQKEFDKDDQEKRDKYSQKQKDRSKKDERRDKGEDRSKTRDKEKTRKSEDRDRSRGRSRDKEERRERTRSRSPRKSKRSRSPSPQHKSWRSSSRSPHHSHKKSKKSKH